A single window of Arcobacter venerupis DNA harbors:
- a CDS encoding 4Fe-4S dicluster domain-containing protein, whose translation MAVRITEECISCEACASECPVAAILPDGNDKNPQDGILYVKPESCVECVDHADAPRCAEACPTAGAIVWDMPYTTDFSSYYLSGHENGTYKIREHKSKGLMLPEVKAQKFRPEITMASREAGANVSDF comes from the coding sequence ATGGCAGTTAGAATTACTGAAGAGTGTATAAGTTGTGAAGCATGTGCATCTGAATGCCCAGTAGCAGCAATATTACCAGATGGAAATGATAAAAATCCACAAGATGGAATTTTATATGTAAAACCAGAATCATGTGTTGAATGTGTTGATCATGCAGATGCTCCAAGATGTGCAGAAGCATGTCCAACAGCTGGTGCAATTGTATGGGATATGCCTTATACTACTGATTTTAGTTCATATTACTTATCTGGCCATGAAAATGGAACTTATAAAATAAGAGAACATAAATCAAAAGGTTTAATGCTTCCAGAAGTTAAAGCTCAAAAGTTTAGACCTGAAATTACAATGGCTAGTAGAGAAGCTGGCGCAAACGTATCTGATTTCTAA
- the nifA gene encoding nif-specific transcriptional activator NifA — MFDKSACMSCLTIRELTTLYEISSVISNHYDLQTSLEKSMKILKNSLSLENCVVHILEDDVLNVFASIELSKFQKTLASYKVGEGVTGMVAESKEPVVVENIHNNSIFLNKSGKRDFNGKSYAAVPLMIDNESIGVLGAVITKNAEIQLDDTVRILTIVSSIFAQTIHSYQLYQKEKERLQELKLYYKMEWDSKVHNFGDIIGDSPKMEQVFKVIQRIAQSDVTVLVRGETGTGKELVAAAIHKRSNRKDEPFIKLNCAAITDTLLESELFGHEKGAFTDARETRKGRFELADGGTLFLDEIGDISPSAQVKLLRVLQEREFERVGGSKTIKVNVRLVAATNRNLEQMVKDGKFREDLYYRLNVIPIDLPPLRERGEDIKQLVNFFLERAMRNHKKRVTITDEAMDALCSYPWPGNVRELENTIERIVLMGNEEGINKYDMLLLLPALNDQKLKSDYKPISKKSLTLEELEKEAIIEALENNDYNQSNAAVELGITLRQMGYKIKKYEI; from the coding sequence ATGTTTGATAAATCTGCTTGTATGAGTTGTTTAACTATAAGAGAATTAACAACTCTATATGAAATTTCTTCAGTTATTTCAAATCATTATGATCTACAAACTTCTCTTGAAAAATCAATGAAAATATTAAAAAATTCGTTGAGTCTTGAAAATTGCGTAGTTCATATTTTAGAAGATGATGTTCTAAATGTTTTTGCGTCTATTGAGTTGTCAAAATTCCAAAAAACTCTTGCTTCTTATAAAGTAGGAGAGGGTGTTACAGGAATGGTCGCTGAATCAAAAGAACCAGTTGTTGTAGAAAATATTCATAATAACTCTATTTTTCTAAATAAATCAGGAAAAAGAGATTTTAATGGAAAATCTTATGCGGCCGTTCCATTAATGATAGATAATGAATCCATAGGTGTTTTAGGTGCAGTGATTACTAAAAATGCTGAGATACAACTAGATGATACGGTTAGAATATTAACAATTGTAAGTTCAATCTTTGCACAAACTATTCATTCTTATCAACTATATCAAAAAGAAAAAGAGAGACTTCAAGAACTAAAACTTTATTACAAAATGGAATGGGATTCTAAAGTGCATAACTTTGGAGATATTATTGGAGATAGTCCAAAAATGGAACAAGTTTTCAAAGTTATTCAAAGAATTGCCCAATCTGATGTAACTGTATTAGTTAGAGGAGAAACAGGAACTGGAAAAGAGCTTGTAGCTGCTGCTATTCATAAAAGAAGTAATAGAAAAGATGAGCCATTTATCAAACTAAATTGCGCTGCTATTACTGATACTCTACTTGAAAGCGAACTTTTTGGACATGAAAAAGGTGCATTTACAGATGCAAGAGAGACAAGAAAAGGAAGATTTGAACTAGCTGATGGAGGAACTCTTTTTTTAGATGAAATAGGAGATATTTCACCCTCAGCACAAGTAAAACTTTTAAGAGTTTTACAAGAAAGAGAATTTGAAAGAGTTGGTGGAAGTAAAACTATAAAAGTGAATGTAAGACTTGTAGCTGCAACAAATAGAAATCTTGAACAAATGGTTAAAGATGGAAAATTTAGAGAAGATTTATATTATAGATTAAATGTTATTCCTATTGATTTACCACCACTTAGAGAAAGAGGTGAAGATATTAAACAACTTGTAAACTTCTTTTTAGAAAGAGCCATGAGAAACCACAAAAAAAGAGTAACCATCACTGATGAAGCTATGGATGCACTCTGTAGTTACCCGTGGCCGGGCAATGTAAGAGAATTAGAAAATACAATTGAACGTATTGTTTTAATGGGAAATGAAGAGGGAATAAACAAATATGATATGTTACTTTTACTTCCTGCACTTAATGATCAAAAATTAAAAAGTGATTATAAACCCATTTCTAAAAAAAGTTTAACTTTAGAAGAATTGGAAAAAGAAGCAATTATTGAGGCACTTGAAAATAATGATTACAATCAATCAAATGCAGCAGTAGAGTTAGGAATAACTCTTAGACAAATGGGGTATAAAATAAAAAAATATGAAATCTAA
- a CDS encoding aldo/keto reductase, with the protein MIATFDETYNFAKKFSHYKDFYIKHNNLIFSKLGLGTFNKEPYKEENYLFHYIEGVKEAVKSGINLIDTASNYRYGQSEKEIGIALKELFEEGITKREELIICSKGGFIQLEYPFPKNPYTWIQENILNNSLATKDDIELDQHCMTPDYIEWSCKKSLENLGVKTIDIYFLHNPEIQVSKLGYKKFLKKIETIFKRFEKMVEMKMIKYYGIAVWNGFIDESTNEHINLEDLVDIAIKVGGVNHNFKYIQTPFNMGKTSIYTMPSQKVKGEECTLLQAAHRLKIGVISSSSLLQMNLFKKSFKPETGYLLDSKMVLENDIQLALQFVRSTPGIISSLFASKVPVHIKKNLEITKIPATSRAKYDLMYRV; encoded by the coding sequence ATGATAGCTACATTTGATGAAACTTACAATTTTGCAAAAAAATTCTCTCATTATAAAGATTTTTATATCAAACATAATAATTTGATATTTTCAAAATTGGGACTTGGAACTTTTAATAAAGAACCTTATAAAGAAGAAAATTATCTATTTCACTACATAGAGGGTGTAAAAGAAGCTGTAAAAAGTGGAATAAATCTAATAGATACTGCAAGTAATTATAGATACGGTCAAAGTGAAAAAGAGATTGGTATTGCACTAAAAGAGTTATTTGAAGAGGGCATTACAAAAAGAGAAGAATTAATTATATGTTCAAAAGGTGGTTTTATTCAACTAGAATATCCATTTCCAAAAAATCCTTATACATGGATTCAAGAGAATATACTTAATAATTCATTAGCAACAAAAGATGATATAGAACTAGACCAACACTGTATGACACCTGATTACATAGAGTGGTCATGTAAAAAATCTTTAGAAAATTTAGGTGTTAAAACAATTGATATCTATTTTTTACATAATCCAGAAATTCAAGTTTCTAAACTTGGATATAAAAAATTCCTAAAAAAAATCGAAACTATTTTTAAAAGATTTGAAAAAATGGTTGAAATGAAAATGATAAAATATTATGGTATTGCTGTTTGGAATGGTTTTATTGACGAAAGTACAAATGAACATATTAACTTAGAAGATTTAGTGGATATTGCCATCAAAGTAGGCGGTGTTAATCACAATTTTAAATACATTCAAACACCATTTAATATGGGGAAAACATCTATTTATACAATGCCATCGCAAAAAGTAAAAGGTGAAGAATGCACTCTTTTACAAGCAGCTCATAGATTAAAAATTGGCGTTATATCAAGTTCATCACTTCTTCAAATGAATCTATTTAAAAAATCTTTCAAACCGGAAACTGGTTACTTGCTTGATTCTAAAATGGTATTAGAAAATGATATTCAACTAGCACTTCAATTTGTTAGATCAACACCTGGAATAATAAGTTCATTATTCGCATCAAAAGTTCCTGTACATATTAAAAAGAATCTAGAAATTACAAAAATTCCAGCAACATCTAGAGCAAAATATGATTTGATGTATAGAGTATAA
- a CDS encoding SIR2 family protein yields the protein MNDIIEKLKSGQLIPFLGMGVFKDTKNSDGAQLPFDSDSMILSLNNGRAMSPRLMYEYSRAAMSLEQRKGREFIIQMTNHIYSSKEYELPVVYKWLQKIKPKYIIDTNMDDSLQKIYSDCEHFLITGVSRITADWDRFLIYSFDVATKTYTRIEKELLTLDLPILFKPMGSTKPEMNFIISDADFVDWLTEAMGGYAMPPILKEHRKNKEYLFLGVDFSKDTFRMVANEITVDLKGGTTVLGKDELTKKEDKFIKTHNLTNLDMSINEFIKSHE from the coding sequence ATGAACGATATAATAGAAAAATTAAAAAGTGGGCAATTAATTCCTTTTTTAGGGATGGGTGTATTTAAAGATACAAAAAATAGCGACGGAGCTCAGCTTCCATTTGATAGTGATTCAATGATATTAAGCCTTAATAACGGAAGAGCTATGAGTCCTAGACTCATGTATGAGTACTCAAGAGCTGCCATGAGTTTAGAGCAAAGAAAAGGTAGAGAATTCATTATTCAAATGACTAATCATATTTACTCTTCAAAAGAGTATGAACTCCCTGTAGTTTATAAATGGTTACAAAAAATCAAACCAAAATATATCATTGATACAAATATGGATGATAGCTTACAAAAGATTTACAGTGACTGTGAACACTTTTTAATTACAGGAGTGTCAAGAATAACTGCTGATTGGGATAGATTTTTAATTTATTCTTTTGATGTAGCTACTAAAACATACACAAGAATTGAAAAAGAATTATTAACTTTAGACTTACCAATATTATTTAAACCAATGGGTTCAACTAAACCTGAAATGAATTTTATTATCTCTGATGCTGATTTTGTTGATTGGTTAACTGAAGCTATGGGTGGTTATGCAATGCCTCCAATTTTAAAAGAACATAGAAAAAACAAAGAATACTTATTTTTGGGAGTTGATTTCTCAAAAGATACTTTTAGAATGGTTGCAAATGAGATAACAGTGGATTTAAAAGGTGGTACAACAGTACTTGGTAAAGACGAATTAACAAAAAAAGAGGATAAATTTATTAAAACTCATAATTTAACTAATTTAGATATGAGCATTAATGAATTTATAAAAAGCCATGAGTGA
- a CDS encoding sulfurtransferase: MKRIVYVLLILLTFSFNLNAQNLRVELNELSKDLSTYKIIDSRVNSEYLDGHIKSALSFPSSLTYEHESIDGKITEPTKMQNIIKELGLNVDDKIVIYGDGSFFPASRLFWALEVYGFKNVKLLNASYLDWKDNDFPISKEVPKVEKSNYIVSIDNQKLATKFITQIATKSKSEIVVDARSYKSYIGEESAAKRFGHIPKAISLPASDNIKNDGFVSRLKDTNELKEIYKDLDKNKKIVLYCSIGKIASTNYFALRELGYDVTNYDASWKEWGNDFNLPIIEPSKK; the protein is encoded by the coding sequence ATGAAAAGAATAGTTTATGTTTTATTAATCTTATTAACATTTAGTTTTAATTTAAATGCTCAAAATCTTAGAGTTGAATTAAATGAGTTATCAAAAGATTTATCTACTTATAAAATCATAGATTCAAGAGTGAATAGTGAGTATTTAGATGGACATATTAAATCAGCTTTGAGTTTTCCCTCATCTTTAACTTATGAGCATGAATCAATTGATGGAAAGATTACAGAACCAACAAAGATGCAAAATATTATTAAAGAGTTAGGTTTAAATGTAGATGATAAAATTGTAATTTATGGAGATGGAAGTTTTTTTCCTGCTTCTAGGCTTTTTTGGGCATTAGAAGTTTATGGATTTAAAAATGTAAAACTTTTAAATGCTAGTTATTTAGATTGGAAAGATAATGATTTTCCTATTTCTAAAGAAGTTCCAAAAGTTGAAAAAAGTAATTATATTGTTTCTATTGATAATCAAAAATTAGCTACAAAATTTATTACACAAATTGCAACAAAAAGTAAATCAGAAATAGTTGTAGATGCAAGATCATATAAATCTTATATAGGAGAAGAATCTGCTGCTAAAAGATTTGGACATATCCCCAAAGCCATAAGTTTACCAGCTTCAGACAATATCAAAAATGATGGATTTGTTTCAAGATTAAAAGATACAAATGAACTAAAAGAGATATATAAAGATTTGGATAAAAATAAAAAAATTGTATTATATTGTTCTATTGGAAAGATTGCTTCAACTAATTATTTTGCCCTAAGAGAATTGGGTTACGATGTAACAAATTATGATGCATCATGGAAAGAGTGGGGAAATGATTTTAATTTGCCAATTATTGAGCCATCAAAGAAATAA
- a CDS encoding L-aspartate oxidase yields MIYDVIVVGGGIAGLMAAIEAKDEQNRVALITKGNIFKSNSSMASGGINAVLDSNNSKEINQHITDTFNSAKGIGNKKAITFMCKQASTIIEKLVSYGVQFDRDENKKILQRPFGGGSSNRTCYVGDKTGSAITMALIKKAKSKGITFLPNNFILNLAKYKDKVSGVVALNKENSQVMIYSSKSVVLAGGGYAGIYRGYSTNAPDYTGDLLAVALRAGLHLKDMEFVQFHPTGFVKTNYLVTEAARGEGGYLVNSDGLRFVNELGTRDEVARAILKEQLEKKKVFIDLRHLGLEKIQQKLPSLYNAALMQCGVDISEELLEIKPVAHYTMGGVDVNMTSCELKGLYICGEMASNGVHGANRLGGNSLLEGCVFGNLAGNIAKIYSQENDFSPIDYNTVVKDIEMIDFIFKGDTTKNFNAIRVSLGKCLFEKVGIIKNEKSLTEAFDYVKYLRQISYNLHCINKEKNNNVELTAILELRNALEISEAIILCAQKRHESRGAHYREDYAFMSKDFNKSFVVKELKKGYFKISFKEGEFLKQLKNLFINKE; encoded by the coding sequence ATGATTTATGATGTAATTGTAGTTGGAGGAGGAATTGCTGGTTTAATGGCGGCAATTGAAGCAAAAGATGAACAAAATAGAGTTGCCTTAATTACAAAAGGAAATATTTTTAAATCAAACTCATCAATGGCAAGTGGTGGAATAAATGCCGTACTTGATTCAAATAATAGCAAAGAGATAAATCAACACATTACAGATACTTTTAATTCAGCAAAAGGAATAGGAAATAAAAAAGCTATTACTTTTATGTGTAAACAAGCCTCAACAATCATAGAAAAATTAGTTTCTTATGGTGTTCAGTTTGATAGGGATGAAAACAAAAAAATTCTACAACGACCATTTGGTGGTGGAAGTTCAAATAGAACTTGTTATGTTGGAGATAAAACTGGAAGCGCTATCACTATGGCACTTATTAAAAAGGCAAAAAGTAAAGGAATCACTTTTTTACCGAACAATTTTATTTTAAATCTTGCAAAATATAAAGACAAAGTAAGTGGAGTTGTTGCTTTAAATAAAGAGAATTCACAAGTAATGATTTACTCATCAAAGTCTGTTGTTCTTGCAGGTGGAGGATATGCTGGTATTTATAGAGGATATTCTACAAATGCACCTGATTATACGGGAGATTTATTAGCTGTTGCTTTAAGAGCTGGCCTACATTTAAAAGATATGGAGTTTGTACAATTTCATCCTACTGGTTTTGTAAAAACAAATTATTTAGTAACAGAAGCTGCAAGGGGTGAGGGTGGTTACCTTGTTAATAGTGATGGACTAAGATTTGTTAATGAATTGGGGACAAGGGATGAAGTTGCTCGTGCAATATTAAAAGAGCAACTAGAAAAGAAAAAAGTTTTTATAGATTTAAGACATCTAGGACTTGAAAAAATTCAACAAAAACTTCCTTCACTTTACAATGCAGCACTTATGCAATGTGGTGTAGATATTAGTGAAGAATTATTAGAAATAAAACCAGTTGCCCATTATACAATGGGTGGAGTTGATGTAAATATGACAAGTTGTGAATTAAAGGGTCTTTATATTTGCGGGGAAATGGCTTCAAATGGAGTTCATGGGGCAAATAGATTAGGAGGAAACTCTTTACTTGAGGGCTGTGTATTTGGAAATCTTGCAGGAAATATCGCAAAAATATATAGTCAAGAAAATGATTTCTCTCCGATTGATTACAACACTGTTGTAAAAGATATTGAAATGATTGATTTTATTTTCAAAGGAGATACAACTAAAAACTTTAATGCAATTAGAGTTAGTTTAGGAAAATGCCTATTTGAAAAAGTGGGAATTATTAAAAATGAAAAAAGCCTAACTGAAGCCTTTGATTACGTAAAATATTTAAGACAAATATCATATAACCTTCATTGTATCAACAAAGAAAAAAATAATAATGTGGAATTAACAGCCATTTTAGAGCTAAGAAATGCCCTTGAAATATCAGAAGCAATAATATTATGTGCACAAAAAAGACATGAAAGTAGAGGAGCTCACTATAGAGAGGATTATGCTTTTATGTCAAAAGACTTTAATAAAAGTTTTGTTGTTAAAGAGCTAAAAAAAGGTTATTTTAAAATCTCATTTAAAGAGGGTGAGTTTTTAAAACAATTAAAAAATCTATTTATAAATAAGGAGTAA
- the clpX gene encoding ATP-dependent Clp protease ATP-binding subunit ClpX yields MSEKFNCDFCGKEITEVKKIFSSEVSHICDECVTMCSKVLEKELIKDSKKEFQKGLSVPIKIKEHLDDYVIGQIEAKKVLAVALYNHYKRIDKPVVKNVEIEKSNIMLIGPTGSGKTLLAKSLARIMDVPFAVADATALTEAGYVGEDVESILSRLLASADYDLEKAKRGIVYIDEIDKIANKSESSTSGRDVSGEGVQQGLLKILEGAEVYVPVKGSRKNSSAETILFDTTHVLFICGGAFVGLREDDTAKKNKKAPKMGFLKKEDAEENKKAIEAKELISFGLIPEFIGRIPVIAELNKLSKEDLIRVLKEPKNAIIKQYEILFELDGVELEFTDDALERIAEIAVEKDVGARGLRGIIENIMLPLQYITPSENNLEKCRITRKYIDKEEDVELQYNENSTEEPTKEILFKKFAN; encoded by the coding sequence ATGAGTGAAAAATTTAATTGCGATTTCTGTGGTAAAGAGATTACAGAAGTAAAAAAAATATTCTCAAGTGAAGTTTCACACATCTGTGATGAATGTGTGACAATGTGTTCAAAAGTTCTTGAAAAAGAGCTTATCAAAGATAGTAAAAAAGAGTTCCAAAAAGGGCTTAGCGTTCCTATTAAAATAAAAGAACATTTAGATGATTATGTAATTGGTCAAATTGAAGCTAAAAAAGTTTTAGCAGTTGCTTTATATAATCACTATAAAAGAATTGATAAACCAGTAGTTAAAAATGTTGAAATTGAAAAATCAAACATTATGTTAATAGGGCCAACAGGAAGCGGTAAAACTCTTCTTGCAAAATCCCTTGCTAGAATCATGGATGTTCCTTTTGCGGTTGCTGATGCCACTGCATTAACTGAAGCTGGTTATGTTGGAGAAGATGTTGAATCTATTTTATCAAGACTACTTGCATCTGCTGATTATGATTTAGAAAAAGCAAAAAGAGGTATCGTTTATATTGACGAAATCGACAAAATTGCAAATAAAAGCGAAAGCTCAACAAGTGGAAGAGATGTAAGTGGAGAGGGTGTTCAACAAGGTCTTCTAAAAATCCTTGAAGGTGCTGAAGTTTATGTTCCTGTAAAAGGAAGTAGAAAAAACTCATCTGCTGAAACAATTCTTTTTGATACAACTCATGTTTTATTTATTTGTGGTGGTGCTTTTGTTGGATTAAGGGAAGATGACACTGCTAAAAAGAATAAAAAAGCTCCAAAAATGGGATTCTTAAAAAAAGAAGATGCAGAAGAAAATAAAAAAGCTATTGAAGCAAAAGAACTTATCTCTTTTGGTTTAATTCCTGAATTTATTGGAAGAATCCCAGTAATTGCTGAACTAAATAAACTTTCAAAAGAAGATTTAATTAGAGTTCTAAAAGAGCCTAAAAATGCAATTATCAAACAATATGAAATATTATTTGAACTTGATGGTGTTGAATTAGAATTTACAGATGATGCCCTTGAGAGAATTGCAGAAATCGCAGTTGAAAAAGATGTTGGAGCTAGAGGTCTTAGAGGAATTATTGAAAATATAATGCTTCCTTTACAATATATTACACCTTCTGAGAATAACTTAGAAAAATGTAGAATTACAAGAAAATACATAGATAAAGAAGAAGATGTTGAATTACAATACAATGAAAATTCAACAGAAGAACCAACAAAAGAGATTTTATTTAAAAAATTTGCTAATTAA
- the nifT gene encoding putative nitrogen fixation protein NifT: MAKVMLREVDGVVSFYFAKKDMEETIEEIEFDTQEKWGGNATLSNGEIWWIQPGIKKLPKEEVCKKIAD, translated from the coding sequence ATGGCAAAAGTTATGTTAAGAGAAGTAGATGGGGTAGTATCTTTTTATTTTGCAAAAAAAGATATGGAAGAAACAATCGAAGAGATAGAATTTGATACACAAGAAAAATGGGGCGGAAATGCAACTTTATCTAATGGTGAAATTTGGTGGATTCAACCAGGTATTAAAAAACTTCCGAAAGAAGAAGTATGTAAGAAAATTGCGGATTAA
- a CDS encoding EAL domain-containing protein, with translation MWNKFSIKVQLIVFMSLIVVAVEVATLFFVLKIQKEENNIYAITESNAITKSLNNDLLKYLLAPSADMLSDINFRLSAFEKIDAMVLFDDSNNPIYKFGDIKNINEKLDENNTLFKENHLLIKNSITLNDQEFGSTLLSVDLTSFRIKQEKITYIILAIFPFALIFGIILSLFLSKSYTKPFLNLLNAMRKSDPTKNEIIEVKTNANNEIKELFSGFNNLMNQISLSTKQLQFNASHDQLTNIHNRFFIEDELSLALKTVNEKGYALFHINLDQFKLINESADYQTGDELLKMISSYFKSFLPEDSIFARLDADGFVLLLKNISFEDSKDFLQVSLEKLSDFRFSNKNETFSISACISLVHFKAFEYTLKELLKASFNSLYSAKASGRNKSHIFDKSDENTKRFSIELETAKFIKEALGNGPSRFELFAQDIVPLQYESDKISYEILIRMWDKDGKFVSPLDFLPTAERYQLMTDIDIHVLWSYLEIVTKDKKHLEKLHSAHINLAGSSLNNIDFQTKVKEAIKHFDFPWEKLELEVTESSAIGSFNKANEFISFLKSGKIGLALDDFGTGMASFEYLKSMPFDVVRIDGSFVKDMHTDPTDKAVIKYIQEIATLKNQETVAEYVETKQDVDELRKLGITYGQGYFLGKPRPLSSWLED, from the coding sequence ATGTGGAATAAATTTAGTATAAAAGTTCAACTTATAGTATTTATGTCATTAATCGTTGTGGCGGTTGAAGTTGCAACACTATTTTTTGTATTAAAAATACAAAAAGAAGAGAATAATATATATGCAATAACAGAATCAAATGCAATTACTAAATCTTTAAATAATGATTTATTAAAGTATTTATTAGCTCCTAGTGCTGATATGCTTTCAGATATAAACTTTAGACTTTCTGCATTTGAAAAAATTGATGCAATGGTTTTATTTGATGATTCAAATAATCCTATTTATAAATTTGGGGATATTAAAAATATAAATGAAAAACTAGATGAAAATAATACGCTTTTTAAAGAAAATCATCTATTAATTAAAAATTCAATTACACTAAATGATCAAGAGTTTGGCTCAACTCTTTTATCTGTTGATTTAACTTCTTTTAGAATTAAGCAAGAAAAAATAACATATATTATCCTAGCAATTTTCCCATTTGCTTTGATATTCGGAATAATTCTTAGTCTATTTTTAAGCAAAAGTTACACTAAACCTTTCTTAAATCTTTTAAACGCAATGAGAAAAAGTGACCCAACAAAAAATGAAATTATTGAAGTTAAAACAAATGCAAATAATGAAATAAAAGAGTTATTTAGTGGGTTTAATAATCTAATGAATCAAATATCTTTATCCACAAAACAACTACAATTTAATGCAAGTCATGACCAACTTACAAATATTCATAATAGATTTTTTATCGAAGATGAACTTTCTCTTGCTTTAAAAACAGTAAATGAAAAAGGATACGCTCTTTTTCATATTAATTTAGATCAATTTAAACTTATAAATGAATCGGCTGATTATCAAACTGGTGATGAACTTTTAAAAATGATAAGTTCATACTTTAAATCATTTTTGCCTGAAGATTCTATTTTTGCAAGATTGGATGCTGATGGTTTTGTTCTTTTATTAAAAAATATTTCTTTTGAAGATTCTAAAGATTTTTTACAAGTTAGTTTAGAAAAATTAAGTGATTTCAGATTTTCAAATAAAAATGAAACATTTAGTATTTCAGCTTGTATCTCTTTAGTTCATTTTAAAGCCTTTGAATACACTTTAAAAGAGCTATTAAAAGCTAGTTTTAACTCTCTTTATTCAGCAAAAGCAAGTGGAAGAAATAAATCACATATTTTTGATAAAAGTGATGAAAATACAAAAAGATTTTCAATAGAACTTGAAACTGCGAAATTTATAAAAGAAGCTTTGGGAAATGGGCCTTCAAGGTTTGAACTTTTTGCTCAAGATATTGTTCCTTTACAATATGAAAGCGACAAAATATCTTATGAAATATTGATTAGAATGTGGGATAAAGATGGAAAATTTGTTTCTCCTTTGGATTTTTTACCAACTGCTGAGAGATACCAACTTATGACAGATATTGATATTCATGTTTTATGGAGTTATCTTGAAATTGTTACAAAAGATAAAAAACATCTGGAAAAACTTCACTCTGCTCATATAAATCTTGCAGGTTCTAGTTTAAATAATATTGATTTTCAAACAAAAGTAAAAGAGGCAATAAAACATTTTGATTTTCCATGGGAAAAACTAGAATTAGAAGTTACAGAAAGCTCGGCAATTGGTAGTTTTAATAAAGCTAATGAATTTATTTCATTTTTAAAAAGTGGAAAAATAGGCCTTGCCCTTGATGATTTTGGTACAGGAATGGCTTCTTTTGAATACTTAAAAAGTATGCCTTTTGATGTTGTTAGAATAGATGGAAGTTTTGTAAAAGATATGCATACTGATCCTACTGATAAGGCTGTAATTAAATATATTCAAGAAATTGCAACTTTAAAAAATCAAGAAACAGTTGCTGAATATGTGGAAACAAAACAAGATGTTGATGAACTTAGAAAATTAGGGATAACTTATGGTCAAGGTTACTTTTTAGGTAAACCAAGACCTTTAAGTTCATGGTTAGAAGATTAA
- a CDS encoding TOBE domain-containing protein, producing MKTSARNELSGKITNIINGAVMSEVKITVSPDVTISATVTKDGIESLGAKLNDNITAIIKASSIIISKVPLKTTARNVLKGKVLEVIKGAVNSEVKLSLGNSVISAIVTNDAIEDLSIKASEDAYALFKASSVILIAE from the coding sequence ATGAAAACAAGTGCAAGAAATGAGTTAAGTGGGAAAATTACAAACATTATTAATGGTGCTGTAATGAGTGAAGTAAAGATTACTGTTTCTCCTGATGTAACAATTAGTGCAACAGTTACAAAAGATGGCATTGAATCTTTAGGAGCTAAACTAAATGATAACATTACTGCAATCATTAAAGCATCATCAATTATTATCAGCAAAGTTCCTCTTAAAACAACTGCTAGAAATGTATTAAAAGGCAAAGTTCTTGAAGTTATTAAAGGTGCTGTTAATAGTGAAGTTAAACTTTCTTTAGGAAATAGCGTTATTTCGGCTATTGTTACAAATGATGCTATTGAAGATTTATCAATCAAAGCTTCTGAAGATGCTTATGCTTTATTCAAAGCTTCAAGCGTAATTTTAATCGCTGAATAA